The following are encoded together in the Salvelinus alpinus chromosome 37, SLU_Salpinus.1, whole genome shotgun sequence genome:
- the LOC139565827 gene encoding ankyrin repeat and SOCS box protein 15-like isoform X2 encodes MEDVDRCEEELIEYAIRESIRDLSIDSMPTVSGDYLRIVTAIEQGDVCTLQELSGLQAFTERDSRGWLPLHRAVVQSQEQVLDQVLLASCDGTVDDVTADGDTALILAAQEGLLENVRTLLQHGASPHKTNSLNESPLLLAVRQGSYDMVSTLINCGAFVEQVCLKKWMAIHEAAKVGCSAILVLLLRHGAKVTAVDGHNVTPLGIAASYAHAEVLDILIKNGGDVNAQAYNGDTVLYDAAGSGNLDCIYLLLQAGANPNIASLACQLPIHRAAYEGHILALRTFIPITTKRAIRLSGQSPVHSAADGGHVDCLELLIERGFDVNAQLDAHISESYGDMRRSPLYFAVSNSDVTCTEMLLAAGAKTDMDPLHCFLVAVRAGRYELVRLLLSRGAEVNCYFRRISDTLFPTALQYCLRDHTILRLLLNNDYDVDKCFLCNHGNRQDMDCDSWVDYQHNHRRTLFYNQDYRASFCEIISLSSVVNLAGSVVQMLLDYVRHPRICPNLLRVLEKQKEWPDICGILDNPRSLQHQCRLVIRRQMTPRRLNDPQVMAAVPFPPTLKHYLTYREYDEYGGLEASHS; translated from the exons ATGGAGGACGTTGATAGATGTGAGGAGGAGCTTATTGAGTATGCCATTCGAGAGAGTATTCGAGATTTATCAATAGACAG CATGCCAACAGTCAGTGGTGACTATCTGAGGATAGTGACTGCCATCGAGCAAG GTGATGTGTGTACCCTGCAGGAGCTGTCTGGGTTGCAGGCTTTCACAGAGAGGGACAGCAGAGGGTGGCTTCCCCTACACAGAGCCGTCGTGCAGTCCCAGGAACAGGTCTTGGATCAGGTCCTGCTGG CTTCCTGTGATGGGACTGTGGATGATGTGACTGCAGACGGGGACACAGCGTTGATTCTGGCTGCTCAGGAGGGTCTGCTGGAGAATGTCAGGACTCTACTGCAGCATGGAGCGTCTCCACACAAAACCAACAGCCTGAATGAGTCCCCACTGCTGCTTG CGGTGAGACAGGGATCATATGACATGGTGTCCACTCTGATCAATTGTGGGGCCTTCGTGGAACAGGTGTGTCTGAAGAAGTGGATGGCCATTCACGAGGCAGCCAAG GTGGGCTGCAGTGCCATCCTGGTGCTTCTGCTGAGACATGGGGCCAAGGTGACAGCTGTAGATGGGCACAATGTCACCCCGCTGGGCATCGCAGCATCGTACGCCCATGCCGAGGTCCTGGATATACTCATAAAGAACG GTGGCGACGTGAACGCCCAGGCATATAACGGAGACACTGTTCTGTACGATGCAGCCGGCTCAGGGAACCTGGACTGCATATACCTCCTCCTGCAAGCTGGAGCCAACCCTAACATTGCCAGTCTAGCCTGCCAGCTGCCCATACACAGAGCTGCCTATGAGGGACACATCCT TGCTCTGAGGACCTTCATCCCCATCACCACTAAGAGGGCCATCCGTCTGTCTGGCCAGAGCCCAGTCCACTCCGCAGCAGATGGCGGCCATGTTGACTGTCTGGAGCTGCTCATAGAGAGAGGTTTCGATGTCAACGCTCAGCTGGACGCACACATCTCAG AGAGCTACGGGGACATGAGGCGGAGTCCACTGTACTTCGCCGTATCCAACAGTGATGTCACCTGCACAGAGATGCTGCTGGCCGCCGGGGCCAAAACTGACATGGACCCGCTACACTGCTTCCTGGTGGCTGTACGCGCTGGGAG GTATGAGCTGGTGCGTCTGCTATTGTCCAGGGGTGCCGAAGTCAACTGCTACTTCAGAAGGATCAGTGACACACTGTTTCCCACCGCGTTGCAGTACTGTCTCAGAGATCACACGATTCTGCGCCTGCTGCTCAACAACGACTACGACGTAGACAAGTGCTTCCTGTGTAACCACGGCAACAGACAGGATATGGACTGCGACTCCTGGGTCGACTACCAACATAACCATAGAAGAACTTTATTTTATAACCAGGACTACAGAGCCTCG TTCTGTGAAATCATCTCCCTGTCGTCGGTGGTCAACCTGGCGGGGAGTGTGGTACAGATGCTTCTGGACTACGTCAGACACCCACGTATCTGCCCCAACCTCCTACGGGTCCTGGAGAAACAGAAAGAGTGgccagacatctgtggcattctgG ACAACCCGCGGTCCCTGCAGCACCAGTGTCGTTTGGTCATTAGGAGACAGATGACCCCTAGAAGACTGAATGACCCTCAGGTCATGGCTGCCGTCCCGTTCCCCCCGACACTCAAACACTACCTCACCTACAGGGAGTACGACGAGTATGGTGGGTTGGAAGCCTCACACTCATAA
- the LOC139565827 gene encoding ankyrin repeat and SOCS box protein 15-like isoform X1, translating into MEDVDRCEEELIEYAIRESIRDLSIDRYSENGEDYIHVLFAHPTIPLPDFVYPYLNSMPTVSGDYLRIVTAIEQGDVCTLQELSGLQAFTERDSRGWLPLHRAVVQSQEQVLDQVLLASCDGTVDDVTADGDTALILAAQEGLLENVRTLLQHGASPHKTNSLNESPLLLAVRQGSYDMVSTLINCGAFVEQVCLKKWMAIHEAAKVGCSAILVLLLRHGAKVTAVDGHNVTPLGIAASYAHAEVLDILIKNGGDVNAQAYNGDTVLYDAAGSGNLDCIYLLLQAGANPNIASLACQLPIHRAAYEGHILALRTFIPITTKRAIRLSGQSPVHSAADGGHVDCLELLIERGFDVNAQLDAHISESYGDMRRSPLYFAVSNSDVTCTEMLLAAGAKTDMDPLHCFLVAVRAGRYELVRLLLSRGAEVNCYFRRISDTLFPTALQYCLRDHTILRLLLNNDYDVDKCFLCNHGNRQDMDCDSWVDYQHNHRRTLFYNQDYRASFCEIISLSSVVNLAGSVVQMLLDYVRHPRICPNLLRVLEKQKEWPDICGILDNPRSLQHQCRLVIRRQMTPRRLNDPQVMAAVPFPPTLKHYLTYREYDEYGGLEASHS; encoded by the exons ATGGAGGACGTTGATAGATGTGAGGAGGAGCTTATTGAGTATGCCATTCGAGAGAGTATTCGAGATTTATCAATAGACAGGTATTCAGAAAATGGAGAGGATTACATTCATGTATTATTCGCACATCCCACAATACCGCTCCCTGACTTTGTTTACCCATATCTCAACAGCATGCCAACAGTCAGTGGTGACTATCTGAGGATAGTGACTGCCATCGAGCAAG GTGATGTGTGTACCCTGCAGGAGCTGTCTGGGTTGCAGGCTTTCACAGAGAGGGACAGCAGAGGGTGGCTTCCCCTACACAGAGCCGTCGTGCAGTCCCAGGAACAGGTCTTGGATCAGGTCCTGCTGG CTTCCTGTGATGGGACTGTGGATGATGTGACTGCAGACGGGGACACAGCGTTGATTCTGGCTGCTCAGGAGGGTCTGCTGGAGAATGTCAGGACTCTACTGCAGCATGGAGCGTCTCCACACAAAACCAACAGCCTGAATGAGTCCCCACTGCTGCTTG CGGTGAGACAGGGATCATATGACATGGTGTCCACTCTGATCAATTGTGGGGCCTTCGTGGAACAGGTGTGTCTGAAGAAGTGGATGGCCATTCACGAGGCAGCCAAG GTGGGCTGCAGTGCCATCCTGGTGCTTCTGCTGAGACATGGGGCCAAGGTGACAGCTGTAGATGGGCACAATGTCACCCCGCTGGGCATCGCAGCATCGTACGCCCATGCCGAGGTCCTGGATATACTCATAAAGAACG GTGGCGACGTGAACGCCCAGGCATATAACGGAGACACTGTTCTGTACGATGCAGCCGGCTCAGGGAACCTGGACTGCATATACCTCCTCCTGCAAGCTGGAGCCAACCCTAACATTGCCAGTCTAGCCTGCCAGCTGCCCATACACAGAGCTGCCTATGAGGGACACATCCT TGCTCTGAGGACCTTCATCCCCATCACCACTAAGAGGGCCATCCGTCTGTCTGGCCAGAGCCCAGTCCACTCCGCAGCAGATGGCGGCCATGTTGACTGTCTGGAGCTGCTCATAGAGAGAGGTTTCGATGTCAACGCTCAGCTGGACGCACACATCTCAG AGAGCTACGGGGACATGAGGCGGAGTCCACTGTACTTCGCCGTATCCAACAGTGATGTCACCTGCACAGAGATGCTGCTGGCCGCCGGGGCCAAAACTGACATGGACCCGCTACACTGCTTCCTGGTGGCTGTACGCGCTGGGAG GTATGAGCTGGTGCGTCTGCTATTGTCCAGGGGTGCCGAAGTCAACTGCTACTTCAGAAGGATCAGTGACACACTGTTTCCCACCGCGTTGCAGTACTGTCTCAGAGATCACACGATTCTGCGCCTGCTGCTCAACAACGACTACGACGTAGACAAGTGCTTCCTGTGTAACCACGGCAACAGACAGGATATGGACTGCGACTCCTGGGTCGACTACCAACATAACCATAGAAGAACTTTATTTTATAACCAGGACTACAGAGCCTCG TTCTGTGAAATCATCTCCCTGTCGTCGGTGGTCAACCTGGCGGGGAGTGTGGTACAGATGCTTCTGGACTACGTCAGACACCCACGTATCTGCCCCAACCTCCTACGGGTCCTGGAGAAACAGAAAGAGTGgccagacatctgtggcattctgG ACAACCCGCGGTCCCTGCAGCACCAGTGTCGTTTGGTCATTAGGAGACAGATGACCCCTAGAAGACTGAATGACCCTCAGGTCATGGCTGCCGTCCCGTTCCCCCCGACACTCAAACACTACCTCACCTACAGGGAGTACGACGAGTATGGTGGGTTGGAAGCCTCACACTCATAA
- the LOC139565828 gene encoding NADH dehydrogenase [ubiquinone] 1 alpha subcomplex subunit 5-like, with amino-acid sequence MAGVLKKTTGLVGLAVSHNPHERLRILYSKILASLQVIPQDAAYRKYTEQLVNDRFDLIKAEPDVEKLEKKINCGQIEEVIHQAECELALSRKMAEWKPWEPLIEEPPVNQWKWPV; translated from the exons ATGGCTGGTGTTCTGAAAAAG ACAACAGGCTTGGTGGGACTGGCCGTGTCCCACAACCCTCATGAG CGCCTGAGGATCTTGTACAGTAAGATCCTGGCGTCTCTCCAGGTCATCCCTCAGGACGCAGCCTACAGAAAGTACACAGAACAGCTTGTCAATGACCGCTTTGACCTTATCAAAGCC GAGCCTGATGTGGAGAAACTAGAGAAGAAAATCAACTGTGGTCAGATCGAGGAGGTCATTCACCAG GCGGAGTGTGAGTTGGCTCTATCCAGGAAGATGGCGGAATGGAAACCATGGGAACCACTGATTGAAGAGCCTCCTGTCAACCAATGGAAGTGGCCCGTTTAA